Proteins encoded within one genomic window of Rhinoderma darwinii isolate aRhiDar2 chromosome 5, aRhiDar2.hap1, whole genome shotgun sequence:
- the LOC142652780 gene encoding mas-related G-protein coupled receptor member D-like, which produces MNNTTANVTAQNSTTAEKVVNHAYLHFTIAAVICIGFCLIGLVGNIIVFWYLSFKIKRNKYTVYIINLTLADLIFLVFSALVLMMYINTLLNPNPDFKGKVSVYIFLEIFYDSAQYSGMFILTAISLERCLSVLFPFWYQCHRPQNLSTIVCASVWLIGCSESLIENLVCTEEAFITQTSECTAVQIMVFGLSIVICLPMMIISSSTLLITVKRTYSHNYPTKLYIIIIVAVVIFILSVIPFNFAWFLIYFRLLPSDIHTVALHFASIYSTVLNCTFDPYVYFIIGRKWKQKTSPSIQDALERAFRIENINNDSESNQASNTSSQINLSSTF; this is translated from the coding sequence CAGCGGAGAAAGTTGTTAACCATGCATACCTGCATTTCACTATAGCTGCTGTCATTTGTATAGGTTTCTGTCTCATTGGCCTGGTAGGAAATATTATTGTATTCTGGTATCTTTCCTTTAAGATCAAGAGAAACAAGTATACTGTTTACATTATCAATCTGACACTGGCAGACTTAATCTTTTTGGTATTTAGTGCGTTGGTACTAATGATGTATATTAATACATTATTGAATCCGAATCCAGATTTTAAAGGGAAAGTATCAgtttacatatttttggaaatattTTATGACAGTGCACAATATTCAGGAATGTTCATCCTCACCGCCATCAGTCTGGAAAGATGTCTCTCAGTCCTATTCCCCTTCTGGTACCAATGTCATCGGCCTCAGAACTTGTCCACTATCGTCTGTGCTTCAGTTTGGCTCATTGGATGTTCAGAGAGTCTCATAGAGAACTTGGTGTGCACAGAAGAAGCTTTTATAACACAGACTTCAGAGTGTACAGCCGTTCAGATCATGGTTTTTGGTTTATCAATTGTTATTTGCTTACCAATGATGATCATATCAAGTTCTACCTTACTCATCACAGTAAAGAGGACCTATAGCCATAACTATCCAACTAAACTCTACATTATCATCATCGTTGCAGTTGTCATATTTATCTTATCTGTCATCCCATtcaattttgcatggtttttAATATATTTCAGACTGCTGCCATCTGACATTCATACAGTGGCTCTTCACTTTGCCAGTATTTATAGTACAGTGCTTAATTGTACATTTGACCCATATGTTTACTTCATTATCGGGAGAAAGTGGAAGCAGAAGACTAGTCCATCCATTCAAGATGCCCTTGAAAGAGCCTTCAGAATAGAAAATATAAATAATGACTCAGAAAGTAACCAAGCAAGTAACACATCCAGCCAAATTAACCTTTCTAGTACTTTCTAA